A window from Telopea speciosissima isolate NSW1024214 ecotype Mountain lineage chromosome 8, Tspe_v1, whole genome shotgun sequence encodes these proteins:
- the LOC122670968 gene encoding omega-3 fatty acid desaturase, chloroplastic-like: MASWVLSECGVRPLPPSRGFPRPRTRCFSNDTTKFRLPVRPTDLSRLAICCVSGGGSRGREWGLKVSAPLKVPSIDGEDKEAEKMGLNGVNGINGIGEEDGFDPSNPPPFRLADIRAAIPKHCWVKDPWRSMSYVVRDVVVVLGLAAAAAYLNNWLVWPLYWAAQGTMFWALFVLGHDCGHGSFSNNPRLNSVVGHILHSSILVPYHGWRISHRTHHQNHGHVENDESWHPLPERIYKGLDDITKKMRFTVPFPLLAYPIYLWSRSPGKKGSHFDPNSDLFVPSEKKDILTSTLCWSAMATLLVGLSFVFGPVQMLKLYGVPYMIFVMWLDLVTYLHHHGHEQKLPWYRGKEWNYLRGGLTTLDRDYGLINNIHHDIGTHVIHHLFPQIPHYHLIEATEAAKPVLGNYYREPKKSSPLPFHLIGYLIRSMKNDHFVSDTGDVVYYQTDPNLFGSSGKKSE, translated from the exons ATGGCGAGCTGGGTCTTGTCAGAATGTGGTGTCAgacccctccccccctctcggGGATTCCCTCGACCCAGAACTCGATGTTTTTCTAACGACACCACCAAGTTTAGATTGCCCGTTCGTCCAACAGATCTCAGTCGCCTTGCCATCTGCTGCGTCTCTGGTGGTGGTTCCAGAGGTAGAGAGTGGGGGTTGAAGGTGAGCGCTCCTttgaaggtcccttccatcgACGGAGAGGACAAAGAGGCAGAGAAGATGGGCTTGAATGGTGTGAATGGGATTAATGGGATCGGCGAAGAAGACGGTTTCGATCCAAGTAATCCCCCTCCCTTCCGTTTGGCCGACATTCGAGCAGCCATACCCAAACATTGTTGGGTTAAGGATCCATGGCGCTCAATGAGCTATGTTGTTAGAGATGTGGTTGTGGTTCTTGGGTTGGCTGCTGCTGCCGCTTATCTCAACAATTGGCTTGTCTGGCCTCTCTATTGGGCTGCGCAGGGAACCATGTTCTGGGCTCTCTTTGTTCTTGGCCATGATTG TGGCCATGGAAGCTTTTCCAACAACCCTCGGTTAAATAGTGTTGTTGGGCATATCCTCCATTCCTCAATCCTTGTACCCTACCATGGATG GAGAATTAGCCACAGAACACATCATCAGAACCATGGGCATGTCGAGAACGACGAATCCTGGCACCCG TTACCAGAAAGGATCTATAAAGGGTTGGATGACATTACCAAAAAGATGAGGTTTACGGTGCCTTTCCCTTTGTTGGCATATCCAATCTATCTG TGGAGTAGAAGTCCTGGAAAGAAAGGATCCCATTTCGATCCCAACAGTGACCTCTTTGTTCCCAGCGAAAAGAAGGATATTCTCACCTCCACCCTGTGTTGGTCGGCAATGGCCACATTGCTTGTGGGATTGAGCTTTGTGTTTGGACCAGTTCAAATGCTTAAGCTTTATGGGGTTCCCTATATG ATTTTCGTCATGTGGCTTGATTTAGTGACCTACTTGCATCACCATGGCCACGAGCAAAAACTTCCTTGGTACCGTGGGAAG GAATGGAATTACTTAAGAGGAGGGCTAACTACTCTTGATCGTGATTACGGATTGATTAACAATATACACCATGATATAGGGACCCATGTGATTCATCATCTCTTCCCACAAATACCACATTATCACTTAATTGAAGCG ACTGAAGCTGCTAAGCCTGTTCTTGGGAACTACTACAGGGAACCGAAGAAATCCAGCCCTCTACCATTTCACTTGATTGGATATCTAATAAGGAGTATGAAAAATGACCACTTTGTTAGTGATACAGGGGATGTTGTATACTACCAGACTGACCCCAATCTTTTTGGTTCTTCGGGGAAGAAGTCAGAGTAG